TTAAAAGCGTTGTTTTGCCACTCCCTAAAAAACCTGTAATGATCGTAACGGGTAAACCGCCTTGGTTTTCGGCTACGGTATCTGCACTGGGGGCTTGACTGCTAACTGTCACCATAATGCTTTTGAGATATATGTCTTCTAGGTTACTGTTTTCTATCTTAAAACTGATTGAAAAAATTTGTGCTGATGGAGGCTTGTTTCTCTAGATATCGATTGGGTTTTCTCAAAAAAAGAAGGCGATCGCCCCACCATGATGAGCCGCATCTCCATGAAGCAACAACCAGAAAAAAGAAAAAGACCATCTCAGATCTTTTTCCCCTAAATATTTTAAAACAACTTATTTAAGTAAGCTAAAACGAAACTAACTTAAATCCACATAAAGCCTACACCGCCGCCGCAGCTTTTGCCGCCACTAATGTTTCATAAGTTTGACGCATCTTAAGACCCACAAGTACCTGGAACAAACCCGTCCCATTATCCGAACCAGGATAGTCTCTGTGCTTAAGGACAAGCTCAGTCATCTCACCATAGTACTTAGTACCAGTTTTGCTGAGGTGGCTTTCAATGTAGATCATCTCATCGAGATTATCGAATTTACCATCAACTTCAAGGACAGAAACTTCATTCCCAAAGTAGTTATCGGGTCCGTAGTACATCTTAATACCGGGATAGTTACAAGTGAGCTTACGGCCACAGGGACGCCAGTGAATTGTCGAACCCTCGTCAAACAAATAAGCAGGCTCAAAGTTTTTAATACCTTCTCTTTGCACTAGACGTACGCGTAGATATTTCCCTTCCTTATCTTCAACCAGCTCAGTCGGTAGCACTTGAATCACAACATCCGCAAATTCACGTTGGGGTTCAATATAAGCAGAGAAATCAGGCTTACGCGCATTAATCGATGCCAAGATATCTTCATAGGTGTGACCACGCTCAGCCATATCACGCTGGATTTTCCACTGGATCTTAACTTCGTCGCTGATGTCTAAATAAACGCTGAAGTCGACAAGTTCACGAACACGCTCATCAAAAAGTGGGTGGAGTCCTTCAATAACGATGACTTTGTTAGGCTCGATGCGTTCAGGGGGATCAAGCTCACCAGTTTCGTGATTATAAATCGGTTTATCGATCGCTTTGCCATTCTTGAGGTCGCGGATCTGCTCAGCCATCAGGTCAAAATTATTTGCCTTAGGGTTAAGGGCGGTAACACCGGCTTCCTTACGACCCTTGCGATCAAGACTATGATAGTCGTCGAGGCAGATTACTGTCATAAATTCTGCGCCGAATAGATCGGTAAGACGGCGTAAAAAAGTTGATTTTCCGCAACCGGAATCCCCGGCAACGCCAATGATGACTACACGGTCTGTCTGACTGGTCATAGATTTCCTCTAGGTCTGCAAATTTTGGATATTTTAAACTTATACTTTTAATGGATGAGGCGATTGTGACGGGTGAATTTACTCGCTACCCTAGAGCTTGTAAATAAGACTTAATATTGGTCACGTTTCGGAACCCCACAATGTCGCCCGATGGGCTACTATTACATGGTTTTGCCGCCAATTATACAACGGCACTAACATTTAACCATGGCAGTTACCTATAAGCTAGATGAACTGCAATATTTTGTTGGCCTCTAGTTATCACTCCGTAGAATGGGTTTAAACAGTATTTTGTACATTTTCAGTGACCCAGCTGAGCTTGCCGGATTGCTTTGTCAGGAGAGGGTACAAAGGTGTAGTGGCTTAGTGACAGTTGTCTTTTTTATCGGTCGTGGGTGTTTGGTATGAATGTGGAACAGACGTTTCATCTAATTGATTCGCTTTTGCCGTACGAGGTATGTTCGTATCACCAGATTTTACCTTTGGCGGTGCAGGGTGAATCTCTAGTTTTGGGTATGGTCGATCCGACGAATGTTGCTGTCTTAGATTATGTTCGTCCGATTTTAAAACCGAAAAATTACTTTATTAAACGTCGTACTTTAGATGCTCAGGTTTATCAAGATGTATTGACAAAGTATCGAGACTATCAGAAACAACAACGGGCTGATGAGGAAGAGGAAGCGATCCCTACTCTGATTTTTGGTCATGAGTCTTTGGGTCAGAATGAGTCTGTTCTAAAAAGTAAAGAGGTGAATACTGTGCTTTCGGCAGCGCAGCCTAGGGTGAGTGATTTTGTTCAGTCTTTGCCGCCGTTGGAAGTGAGTCGCCAGTATGTGAATGCCCCGGCTGCGATGTTGTCTCAGCTACCTCCCCACGAATTGATTTTGGAATTATTTGGGCGATCGCTCTTGCAGCATGTGACCCAGATTTCGTTAGAACGCAAGGAAGCTAATGGGCGAGTCATTTGGAGTCGTAATAATAAGTCAAAAGTTTTACTGGATAAATTGCCTTTACCCTTGTTTCAAGGTGTTATTCATGAATTAAAACGCCTCACAGATTTTCCCGTACGCCCGGTAGAAAAGCCCAAGAAGATTGAGATGCTACGTACCTATGAAGAGGAACCCTTACTATTGCGTTTGCGCTTTGTTCCGGGTCAATTTGGCGAACAGGCGGCGGTTCAGATTTTTCGGGGTAAGTTGCTACAAAAATATCAAAAATCTCAGATGACAAAACTGAGTCGAGAGTTACTTCAAATTGCCCAGCTCATGGATCAAAAACTTCGTCAAGCTGCCGCGCGATCGCAGATCAATCCCGAGAAAATTGAAGCCTTACCTCTCCTACAAAAAAACCTTGCAAAAATGAATCGCAACATCTCACAAATCCAGCAAAAACAAGTTAAATGGTAGGACTCCTAAATTCAGGGGGAAAGTTTGCGGCGGCTAAGGACAATACCATGCTCTTTTAAAACCTTGCGAACCGTTTCACGACAAATACTCTTCACTAAACCCCTCGCCTTTAGTTCTGATACCAATAAACTCAGTGACCAGTAACCACGACCAGCCGGTGGCTCACTCGCATACAGCTCCAAAAGTTTCTGAGCCTTTTCCCCGGTGATTTTCGGTGGTACTGGCGGTACTTCTCTAACCTTGCGATTGAGAGCGCGCTCCTCTCCACCTGTGGCGAATAACTTGCGAATCCGCGCCACCGTATTCGGATGAACACTTAAAGCTTGGGCAATCTGCTGATCAGTCCAATTTCCCTCCGGATGAGCACGATCTGCCATTAACAATATCCTTGCGTGAAGAATCATTTTTGCTGACTGATAACCATTACGGGCGATTTGCTGGAAATCTTCCCGCTGCTCTGGCGTTAAACGGACGTTGTACTTTGTTCCGGCTCCCATCTAAATTATGTATAAAATAAAGGCCACGCAAATATACTTAATGTGTTTTCTAACGCCCCTAATTTATCATGACCATCGCGCCTCGTAGCCAAATCCGTCGCACCAAGCGCAATCGCACAAGTCTATGGTTTGAAAGGGGGATGGCATTACTTGCCTCTGTTAATTTAGCTTTTGTACTCTTTGACCTCAGCTATATTCCATTACGTAATTTTTGGCTGCAAGGACGTGTGCAGTTCTATATGCGGATTAATGAATACGAATGGACTTTTCCTGAAGAGCCAGTCAGGATTTTGCCCATTGATGTGACCAAGCGTTACGACTGGGTGAAAGGCATTGTTAAAAATCGTAATACTGCCTATTATTTACAGCGAGTTGAAGATCTTAAAGAGAAAGTTCGGCAGATTAATGAGCTTACTGTGCGCTCAACTTCTCCGTCTGATGAGTTTGTTAGTGCCTCGGAGCAGGAGGATATTGTCGAGGATTTACGTCGTTACAGTCGTGAAAAGGAAGAAATTCTTGCTGAGCTAAGGGAACTGAGTATTGAAATGGTCGATACTAATCCCTTTGAGGTCGCGAATAAAACGGGAACGTTGGAAAAAATCAAAAATAAGATGCGTCGCCACATTTTTGATGATGTGGATGCTTCGTCTAAGGAAGCCTTTACGGAGTATTGGAGTACGGAATATTTTCTAGAGAATGGCTGGCGCGAAGGGTTTAATTTTTTTGAGCGG
This genomic window from [Limnothrix rosea] IAM M-220 contains:
- a CDS encoding phosphoribulokinase — translated: MTSQTDRVVIIGVAGDSGCGKSTFLRRLTDLFGAEFMTVICLDDYHSLDRKGRKEAGVTALNPKANNFDLMAEQIRDLKNGKAIDKPIYNHETGELDPPERIEPNKVIVIEGLHPLFDERVRELVDFSVYLDISDEVKIQWKIQRDMAERGHTYEDILASINARKPDFSAYIEPQREFADVVIQVLPTELVEDKEGKYLRVRLVQREGIKNFEPAYLFDEGSTIHWRPCGRKLTCNYPGIKMYYGPDNYFGNEVSVLEVDGKFDNLDEMIYIESHLSKTGTKYYGEMTELVLKHRDYPGSDNGTGLFQVLVGLKMRQTYETLVAAKAAAAV
- a CDS encoding helix-turn-helix domain-containing protein codes for the protein MGAGTKYNVRLTPEQREDFQQIARNGYQSAKMILHARILLMADRAHPEGNWTDQQIAQALSVHPNTVARIRKLFATGGEERALNRKVREVPPVPPKITGEKAQKLLELYASEPPAGRGYWSLSLLVSELKARGLVKSICRETVRKVLKEHGIVLSRRKLSP